Below is a genomic region from Flexistipes sp..
CTGGATAGACAATGACACAAAAATTTCCCCAACAGGCATAGAGCTCGAACGCTACGACTATCTGGGCAATACATATCAAACAAAAAATGAAAAGCTAAGCACTCTAACTGAATTAACGCTTATAAATAAAGAATTATACCCTGCGATGAAAAATCACTTTACAGTTATTGCCGAAGATAAGCAGATTAATATTAATTTTGTAAACGAAAATACACTGAAATACTATCTGCCCGAACTGGAATTCTATGCTGAAGATATCATAGATTACCGTAAATTTAACGATTACACAGACGTTTCCCAGATAAGAAAGGCAGCCCCGATACCCGACGACCTTTATGTAAAGATGGTGCCTTTTCTTACAGTAAAAAGTTCCAACTTTTATATTAAAATTAACGTTCATCTTTCAGAAAAAGATTTTTACTACCACGCCCTATTGAAAAGAAATCAAAATAATGCTAAAGTCACTAAGTTTTTTAAAGGTACAAATAAAGATTACTTTTAAATGTTTTTATTTTTAGATTTGCAGTTGCACCAAGAAATTATTCACACGAGGAAACGATGGCAAAAGCTTTGAAAGATATACTGTATGTTCATAAAAACGATATTTATCTTTTGAAAAATAATGAGTATGAAAAATTCGATGAGGTGCAGATTGATAACCTAAAGAATTATGACGTTCTCCTGGATGATGATTATTTTGTTTTTGAAAGTATCGACATTAATGTATCAAGCAAGAAAAAGACAAAACGTATTATTGAAAACTATCTGATAACAACCTATCCGAAAGATCTGGTAGCCACTCATTACTACTGCAGAATGCATAATTTTGTCATGATAGCTATCCCCAAAAAAACTCTTCACAATTTTATGCAGGAGAATGCCGATTTTTTAAAGAATGCAAAAAATATAAGCACCCCCCTTCTGGAAACAATAT
It encodes:
- a CDS encoding general secretion pathway protein GspK, producing the protein MRFKLRNGINRKGTVVIFVLFVIAFASSIIINLSERSVNSYEEVNDVYLMNQAYIYGKTAVKIVKNLIEDDDFKEDSRDDDWFNIPMYPLQKGYISIKITPLNSKININDINSSNDNLSKRTSSAWDSLMQEYEFNDTETTSDFLKDWIDNDTKISPTGIELERYDYLGNTYQTKNEKLSTLTELTLINKELYPAMKNHFTVIAEDKQININFVNENTLKYYLPELEFYAEDIIDYRKFNDYTDVSQIRKAAPIPDDLYVKMVPFLTVKSSNFYIKINVHLSEKDFYYHALLKRNQNNAKVTKFFKGTNKDYF